The nucleotide sequence CGTGCGCCATTCAAAGGCGGAGCAGGAGTTCAGTGGCAAATATTTTGGTGTCGGTCTGAGTCATTCTTTTCACTCGCGTGTTTTCGCTCCTGTTTCCCAAAAccggtgggggaaaaaaaagaggagaggatacaataaaagcataaaaagaaTCCCAATCGTACCCCCTCCTCGGCGCTTGACTCTCCTTCCTGACTGGACTGCAACTTTCAACTTGACCTTGGCCTCCAGTCGCGTCTCTAGCTTgcaggagggggaggagggcgACCATATGTGCCATGTTTACCCTCCACTCTTACTAATCTCAGAGACAAATCAAAACACAACgtaactatattttattttacttttttttagtcTCGCTGGTCATGGACTATATGCCCTCTGAATGGTTTGATTAATTAAGATCAGAACTTGTCCGAAACTCTGGAACCAGAGCAGACTGTCAGCTCCCACACAAGAAAAATGCCCTTGGGCATGCATGGAACACTGCACCCACGTAACTGGAACATTAAATATAAACAGTTCTCTTTTGCGTGAGATTTTTTAAGACTAATTAGGGGATACcgagcagttttatttttttattgaatggaAAAATGTGTAATTGTCAACAAATTCTGCCATGGTATATCTATTTTCATCGCGTGGAAATTCGCTAGCATGTCCAAATTTGGCACACTGGCATTACGCACAGCAGTATCATCGTCCCTTTCAAAGAATGCGGTAAAGAAAATATAAGTGAGCAATATATTGCAATAATTTGGCCTTAATTTGGTTTATAAATTCAGCGGGGAATAGATAGTGGCGCTTTTTTTAAAGTAGGCTATGTTGCTTCTTTCTAGTTTCGTCTAGTTTTTCATTAGAGTAAATGTTtgatattgtttaaaataaataccaaaaaaaaatagatgcatTCATGTGTGGATTTAATTTGAATAGCGTGCCACAGAATTGCTTTATGTCTAACCAACCTCGCAGTGTTCAACCCGTCGACGTTGCACACTCCAAAACGTTTGAGATGTCCTTCTGTCAAAGTTGTCTGCTGCCCAAAATTGCTTGTTTGGTGCTCAAAAGGAAGACAGGCTGCCTTACGCCCATACTTCGCAGTTATTCCTCCCCAAAACGCGTTACTGTACTAAACATAGATTTGAAAcagttgatttttatttaagatgAATGCCCGAGATTACCTAACACAATTAAACCACTGACATCCCACGCGTTGTTTGCTCGTGAAAATGAGGAAAATGTCAAACAGCTCGTATCAGTGCGCACCAAGCCCGCCGAATAACGCACATCTGTGCGTAACACCAAAGTGGAAAGTGTTCGCGTCAACACTTCAACGTTATTAggttaaaaatagattttaaaacacGACTTTTAACCTTTTACTTACAATAATGTTCGACTAAAACAAAGTCAGTTAATCACAGGGCATATTTACTCATTAAAATGAGGACATCAACTCTGCGAAAAACGCATCATTTTCATTCTTAGCGCAAAATTAATAAACTGAATCTCCACAATTAACAAATAAGACGagtaaaaatgtcaacaaatgATAACGTTTGAATCAGCAAAATCAACTTCTGACCAGGttagaataaagtaaaatagcCTCTTGGCATAAATATTAAAGAAGCCATGTTTGCAGACGCTGAGCCCTATCTGCACTATCAGACGTCGAGACGTTTATCAGCTCCTTTGCATATCACGTGTTTAACCCTGGCCAATAACCTCCCGATCTCGGAGCACTCTGGTGTGCTGGTATCGTTACTCAGCCCCGGGTCCCTGTCTGGGCTCAGTCGAGGGGGATTTATGAAAAAGAGccgctcctctcctctcctcccatGTAGGACATGCTATGACCGCCTCGTTACTCCTCGGCTCGCCCTGGATCGACCCGGTCATGTTCCTCTACGACGGCGGCTCCCAGGAGGAGAGAGGCAAGAACATGGATGGCTTCGCCGGTGGGAACTTCGCCGCGAACCAGTGCAGGAATCTGTTGGCGCACCCGACCTCGCTGGCGCCCAGCACCAACTACGCTGCCAGCGAGGTGCCAGTCTCCGGCGTGGGGGAGCCTGGCAAGCAGTGCAGCCCCTGCTCTGCTACCCAGAGCTCGCCCAACGCCTCTCTGCCCTACGGATACTTTGGCAGCGGATATTACCCGTGCAGGGTGTCGCACGGCGGCGTCAAGGCGTGCGCGCAGTCCTCCGGTTACGGGGAGAAACACGCGGACTCGTCGGTCTCCGGTGAGGAGTTTTCCGCCCGGGCCAAGGAGTTTGCCTTCTACCAGGGATATTCCTCCAGCCCCTACCAGCCGAGCTACCTGGACGTGCCGGTGGTGCCTGCGCTTAGTGCGCCCTCAGAGCCAAGAGAGTCTCTGCTGCCCATGGAGCCCTATCAGCCCTGGGCCATCACCAACGGGTGGAGTGGCCAGGTTTACTGCACCAAGGAGCAGCCGCAGGCAAGCTCTCTGTGGAAATCCTCATTACAAGGTATCTTTTTAGGTAAAGATGcagttgaaataaaaattcacGGTCAAAATAAATCACCCCGAACAATAAAACCAGACATTTATTggtttaacatttattactcgtttatttttttgttttctgggatTGGACGGAGTGTaatgctgatttttttcttccttttccttcttcttctgcagaCTCG is from Fundulus heteroclitus isolate FHET01 chromosome 3, MU-UCD_Fhet_4.1, whole genome shotgun sequence and encodes:
- the hoxa13b gene encoding homeobox protein Hox-A13b isoform X2; translation: MTASLLLGSPWIDPVMFLYDGGSQEERGKNMDGFAGGNFAANQCRNLLAHPTSLAPSTNYAASEVPVSGVGEPGKQCSPCSATQSSPNASLPYGYFGSGYYPCRVSHGGVKACAQSSGYGEKHADSSVSGEEFSARAKEFAFYQGYSSSPYQPSYLDVPVVPALSAPSEPRESLLPMEPYQPWAITNGWSGQVYCTKEQPQASSLWKSSLQDSLSAGVESSVRRGRKKRVPYTKVQLKELEREYATNKFITKDKRRRISAQTNLTERQVTIWFQNRRVKEKKVVNKFKSSS
- the hoxa13b gene encoding homeobox protein Hox-A13b isoform X1; its protein translation is MTASLLLGSPWIDPVMFLYDGGSQEERGKNMDGFAGGNFAANQCRNLLAHPTSLAPSTNYAASEVPVSGVGEPGKQCSPCSATQSSPNASLPYGYFGSGYYPCRVSHGGVKACAQSSGYGEKHADSSVSGEEFSARAKEFAFYQGYSSSPYQPSYLDVPVVPALSAPSEPRESLLPMEPYQPWAITNGWSGQVYCTKEQPQASSLWKSSLQGIFLDSLSAGVESSVRRGRKKRVPYTKVQLKELEREYATNKFITKDKRRRISAQTNLTERQVTIWFQNRRVKEKKVVNKFKSSS